The following are encoded in a window of Camarhynchus parvulus chromosome 1A, STF_HiC, whole genome shotgun sequence genomic DNA:
- the CAV1 gene encoding caveolin-1 produces MSGTKYVDSEGFLYTAPVREQGNIYKPNNKMMADELSEKAVHDVHTKEIDLVNRDPKHLNDDVVKIDFEDVIAEPEGTHSFDGIWKASFTTFTVTKYWFYRLLSAIFGIPMALIWGIYFAILSFLHIWAVVPCIRSYLIEIQCISRVYSICIHTFCDPLFEAIGRVFSSIRATVRKEI; encoded by the exons ATGTCCGGCACCAAATATGTAGACTCGGAG GGTTTTCTGTACACGGCGCCCGTCCGGGAGCAGGGCAACATCTACAAGCCCAACAACAAGATGATGGCAGATGAGCTGAGCGAAAAGGCGGTGCACGACGTGCACACCAAAGAGATCGACCTGGTCAACCGAGACCCCAAGCACCTCAACGACGACGTGGTTAAG ATCGATTTTGAAGATGTGATTGCTGAGCCAGAGGGAACACACAGCTTTGATGGGATTTGGAAGGCCAGTTTTACCACCTTCACTGTAACGAAATACTGGTTTTACCGTTTACTGTCAGCAATCTTTGGCATTCCTATGGCTCTCATCTGGGGCATCTACTTTGCCATTTTGTCATTCCTGCACATCTGGGCGGTGGTGCCATGCATAAGGAGCTACCTGATTGAGATCCAGTGCATTAGCCGTGTCTATTCCATCTGCATCCACACGTTCTGCGACCCGCTCTTTGAGGCCATAGGCAGAGTGTTCAGCAGCATCCGAGCCACAGTACGGAAAGAGATCTGA